The proteins below come from a single Molothrus aeneus isolate 106 chromosome 21, BPBGC_Maene_1.0, whole genome shotgun sequence genomic window:
- the LOC136565436 gene encoding F-box only protein 2-like isoform X1, which yields MESLPEAVLVRILASIPAVELVLVCRLVCCQWKNLVDGAALWILKCQQEGLSRAESDVENWQSFYFLSKKRRNLIKNPCGEEGLEHWGEVENGGDGWKIEELPGDFGKEFPSEEVHKYFVTSYEWCRKAQVIDLRAEGYWEELMDTTQPKIMVRDWYAGRGDAGCLYELCVKLLSENEDVLAEYKSDTVTIPQGNDGSWTEISHTFSSYGPGVRFVRFEHGGQDTLFWQGWYGARVTGSSVTLEP from the exons ATGGAGTCCCTCCCTGAAGCAGTCCTGGTCCGGATCCTGGCCTCCATTCCTGCggtggagctggtgctggtgtGCCGCCTGGTCTGCTGCCAGTGGAAGAACCTGGTTGATGGAGCTGCACTTTGGATCCTGAAGTGTCAGCAGGAAGGCCTCAGCAGAGCGGAGTCAGATGTGGAGAACTGGCAAAGCTTCTACTTCCTGAGTAAGAAAAGGAGGAATCTCATCAAGAACCCATGTGGTGAAG AAGGCTTGGAGCACTGGGGAGAGGTAGAGAATGGAGGTGATGGCTGGAAAATTGAAGAGCTCCCAGGGGACTTTGGAAAAGAATTTCCTAGTGAAGAAGTCCATAAATACTTTGTCACATCTTATGA GTGGTGTCGAAAGGCTCAGGTCATTGATCTTAGGGCTGAGGGCTACTGGGAGGAGCTGATGGATACAACCCAGCCTAAAATCATGGTAAGAGACTG GTATGCAGGACGTGGTGATGCTGGTTGTCTCTATGAGCTGTGTGTGAAGCTGCTCTCTGAGAATGAGGATGTGCTGGCTGAGTACAAAAGTGACACTGTCACCATCCCACAGGGAAATGATGGCAGCTGGACTGAG ATCTCTCACACCTTCTCCAGCTACGGGCCCGGGGTGCGCTTTGTGCGCTTTGAGCACGGCGGACAGGACACGCTGTTCTGGCAGGGCTGGTACGGCGCGCGCGTCACCGGCAGCAGCGTGACACTGGAGCCAtag
- the LOC136565436 gene encoding F-box only protein 2-like isoform X2 — MESLPEAVLVRILASIPAVELVLVCRLVCCQWKNLVDGAALWILKCQQEGLSRAESDVENWQSFYFLSKKRRNLIKNPCGEEGLEHWGEVENGGDGWKIEELPGDFGKEFPSEEVHKYFVTSYEWCRKAQVIDLRAEGYWEELMDTTQPKIMVRDWYAGRGDAGCLYELCVKLLSENEDVLAEYKSDTVTIPQGNDGSWTEVSYRSLTPSPATGPGCALCALSTADRTRCSGRAGTARASPAAA, encoded by the exons ATGGAGTCCCTCCCTGAAGCAGTCCTGGTCCGGATCCTGGCCTCCATTCCTGCggtggagctggtgctggtgtGCCGCCTGGTCTGCTGCCAGTGGAAGAACCTGGTTGATGGAGCTGCACTTTGGATCCTGAAGTGTCAGCAGGAAGGCCTCAGCAGAGCGGAGTCAGATGTGGAGAACTGGCAAAGCTTCTACTTCCTGAGTAAGAAAAGGAGGAATCTCATCAAGAACCCATGTGGTGAAG AAGGCTTGGAGCACTGGGGAGAGGTAGAGAATGGAGGTGATGGCTGGAAAATTGAAGAGCTCCCAGGGGACTTTGGAAAAGAATTTCCTAGTGAAGAAGTCCATAAATACTTTGTCACATCTTATGA GTGGTGTCGAAAGGCTCAGGTCATTGATCTTAGGGCTGAGGGCTACTGGGAGGAGCTGATGGATACAACCCAGCCTAAAATCATGGTAAGAGACTG GTATGCAGGACGTGGTGATGCTGGTTGTCTCTATGAGCTGTGTGTGAAGCTGCTCTCTGAGAATGAGGATGTGCTGGCTGAGTACAAAAGTGACACTGTCACCATCCCACAGGGAAATGATGGCAGCTGGACTGAGGTGAGTTACAG ATCTCTCACACCTTCTCCAGCTACGGGCCCGGGGTGCGCTTTGTGCGCTTTGAGCACGGCGGACAGGACACGCTGTTCTGGCAGGGCTGGTACGGCGCGCGCGTCACCGGCAGCAGCGTGA